In the Colwellia sp. 20A7 genome, one interval contains:
- the pgi gene encoding glucose-6-phosphate isomerase produces MSDRQILSSWKKLQQLALDKKTQHMNTLFANDGERFEKFSIELPNLLLDYSKNLIDCETMDSLLDLAEETEVCQWRTKMFSGEKINKTEERAVLHTALRRKNDEPLILDGENITEQVEKQLIKMEAFVNKVRQGHWLGYSGKRITDIVNIGVGGSNLGPQMVTEALKHYSDGAVNVHYVSNVDGAQIVEVLRPLDPQNVLFIVSSKTFTTTETMTNAKTAMKWLTSASFDEKSVAKHFVAVTAHKENAMSLGIEADNIFDMWDWVGGRFSLWSAIGLAIALDLGFDKFKELLDGANDMDQHFINAPLRNNMPAIMALISVWNTTFLGARSQAILPYDQTLHMLSAYLQQAEMESNGKSVTWDGDEVNYATVPSIWGELGINGQHAFYQYLHQSNNVVPADFIGSVESVTPVKGHHETLMANFFAQTQALMAGVNEEQVRADLKAKGRTADYIDKVAPHKVHKGNRPTNTILLKRIDPKTLGSLISAYEHKIFVQGIILQICSFDQWGVELGKGLAAEIQQELENNTISSKHDCSTASLMKFYQKAK; encoded by the coding sequence ATGTCAGATCGCCAAATATTATCCAGCTGGAAAAAACTACAACAATTAGCGTTAGATAAAAAAACTCAACATATGAATACTTTATTTGCTAATGATGGAGAGCGTTTCGAAAAATTCTCTATCGAGTTGCCTAATTTGTTACTTGATTACTCTAAAAATTTAATTGATTGTGAAACCATGGATAGTTTATTAGATTTAGCTGAAGAAACTGAAGTCTGCCAGTGGCGCACTAAAATGTTTTCTGGCGAGAAAATAAATAAAACAGAAGAACGAGCCGTTTTACATACTGCCTTACGCCGCAAAAATGATGAACCATTAATCCTAGACGGTGAAAATATTACCGAGCAGGTAGAAAAGCAACTAATTAAAATGGAAGCGTTTGTGAATAAAGTTCGCCAAGGGCATTGGTTGGGGTATTCAGGTAAACGTATTACTGACATTGTAAATATTGGGGTTGGCGGCTCTAATCTAGGCCCTCAAATGGTGACGGAAGCACTAAAGCATTATAGTGATGGTGCAGTGAATGTTCATTACGTTTCAAATGTTGATGGCGCTCAAATCGTTGAAGTTTTACGACCGCTAGATCCTCAAAATGTATTGTTTATTGTCTCAAGTAAAACGTTTACAACGACTGAAACTATGACCAATGCAAAAACGGCGATGAAGTGGTTAACAAGTGCATCCTTTGATGAAAAGTCTGTTGCGAAACACTTTGTTGCTGTTACTGCGCATAAAGAGAACGCGATGAGCCTAGGTATTGAGGCTGATAACATTTTTGATATGTGGGATTGGGTTGGAGGACGCTTTTCATTATGGTCAGCGATTGGCTTAGCGATTGCGCTCGATTTAGGCTTCGATAAATTTAAAGAGTTACTTGATGGCGCTAATGATATGGATCAACATTTTATTAACGCACCATTACGCAATAATATGCCAGCTATAATGGCGTTAATTAGTGTGTGGAATACCACCTTTTTGGGAGCACGTTCGCAAGCTATTCTACCTTATGATCAAACTTTGCATATGCTTTCAGCTTATTTACAACAAGCGGAAATGGAAAGTAATGGAAAATCGGTTACTTGGGATGGTGATGAAGTTAACTATGCGACAGTCCCTTCTATTTGGGGCGAGCTGGGTATTAATGGTCAACATGCGTTTTATCAATATCTGCATCAAAGTAATAATGTTGTACCTGCTGACTTTATCGGCTCTGTAGAAAGTGTGACACCGGTAAAAGGTCATCATGAAACGTTAATGGCAAACTTCTTTGCTCAAACCCAAGCATTAATGGCTGGCGTAAATGAAGAACAAGTAAGGGCGGATCTTAAAGCAAAAGGTCGTACGGCCGACTATATTGATAAAGTTGCTCCTCATAAAGTACATAAAGGTAACAGACCAACCAATACTATTTTATTAAAACGTATTGATCCCAAAACATTAGGTAGTTTAATTTCAGCCTATGAACATAAAATATTTGTTCAAGGAATTATTTTGCAAATATGTTCTTTCGATCAGTGGGGAGTTGAATTAGGTAAGGGCTTAGCAGCTGAAATACAGCAAGAATTAGAGAACAATACAATATCATCTAAGCATGATTGCTCAACAGCCAGTTTAATGAAGTTCTATCAAAAAGCTAAGTAA
- a CDS encoding LacI family DNA-binding transcriptional regulator produces the protein MKATINDVAKLSGVSIKTVSRVMNNEPSVRQVTREKVQEAVKELNYQPNLAARNLAGTKSFTIAYVYDNPNAYYIIDMQEGILSACRQQGFELLINPCDSQKENITEDIINTIRHARVAGLVLTPPFSEQPEFVKRITALDIKVVRIMSGDVAPDELSPCVMVNDREAAQTITQHLIDLGHKKIAFIAGDAEHMSTIERYKGYRHALKINDIKFNNNLVIEGEYSFESGVNGAQKLMAKEVSPSDTPTAIFSCNDEIAAGALFAARLMNIKIPEQLSITGFENSPFSRQTWPKLTTADQPNKQIAHDAASLLISQVRKQKGKNAISQYIPQLIVRDSTGSASN, from the coding sequence ATGAAAGCAACAATTAATGATGTCGCCAAACTTTCGGGTGTTTCAATAAAAACTGTTTCGCGAGTGATGAACAATGAACCTTCTGTTCGTCAAGTTACTCGAGAAAAAGTACAAGAAGCGGTAAAAGAACTGAATTATCAGCCAAATTTAGCTGCCCGTAACTTAGCAGGTACAAAATCTTTCACTATTGCCTATGTATATGACAACCCAAATGCTTATTATATTATTGATATGCAAGAAGGTATTTTATCTGCCTGCCGTCAACAAGGCTTTGAATTATTAATTAACCCTTGTGACTCTCAAAAAGAAAACATTACTGAAGATATAATTAATACGATAAGACATGCACGTGTTGCCGGTTTAGTGCTAACGCCGCCATTTTCAGAGCAACCTGAATTTGTTAAACGTATTACTGCGCTTGATATAAAAGTGGTTCGTATTATGTCAGGTGACGTTGCTCCTGACGAATTAAGCCCATGTGTTATGGTAAATGATAGGGAAGCCGCGCAAACGATAACTCAGCACTTAATTGATTTAGGACATAAAAAAATCGCGTTTATTGCGGGTGATGCAGAACATATGTCAACAATTGAGCGTTATAAAGGTTACAGACACGCATTAAAAATTAATGATATCAAATTCAACAACAACTTAGTGATTGAAGGTGAATATTCATTTGAATCAGGTGTGAATGGTGCTCAAAAATTAATGGCTAAAGAAGTTAGCCCAAGCGATACACCAACAGCAATATTTTCGTGTAACGATGAAATTGCCGCCGGTGCTTTATTTGCAGCTCGGTTGATGAATATAAAAATACCTGAACAGCTATCAATTACAGGCTTCGAGAATAGCCCTTTTTCTCGTCAAACATGGCCAAAACTGACCACAGCAGATCAACCTAATAAGCAAATAGCACACGATGCAGCAAGCTTATTAATCAGTCAGGTACGTAAACAAAAAGGAAAAAATGCAATAAGTCAGTACATTCCGCAACTAATTGTTAGAGATTCTACGGGAAGCGCTAGTAACTAA
- the pspC gene encoding envelope stress response membrane protein PspC → MKIKRGDLYRNTSRGKIAGVCAGIADYFGWETWLVRILVVSGVLFGIPFLILGYIAAWFILDKDPKAQAKMSNNKFHQTESSKTNSAGNTQSESDGEYENESIKVKTRVWQSGEPPKQAFHDIRKKFGSLEKQLQNIEQYVTSSEFSVAREINKL, encoded by the coding sequence ATGAAGATTAAGCGAGGAGACCTATACCGAAATACATCACGCGGAAAAATAGCGGGTGTTTGTGCGGGTATTGCAGACTACTTTGGCTGGGAAACCTGGTTAGTACGAATCTTAGTAGTATCGGGAGTTCTCTTTGGTATACCTTTTTTAATTTTAGGGTATATCGCCGCTTGGTTTATTCTTGATAAAGATCCTAAAGCACAAGCTAAAATGTCAAACAATAAGTTTCATCAAACAGAATCGTCAAAAACTAATTCAGCAGGCAATACTCAATCAGAGTCCGATGGTGAATATGAAAACGAATCAATTAAAGTGAAAACAAGAGTTTGGCAATCAGGGGAGCCACCTAAACAAGCCTTCCATGATATTCGTAAAAAATTTGGTTCATTAGAAAAGCAATTACAGAATATTGAACAATATGTAACGTCGTCAGAATTTAGTGTTGCTAGAGAAATTAATAAACTGTAA
- the pspB gene encoding envelope stress response membrane protein PspB has product MAPVIIFMVIVAPIWLILHYRSKGQVNQGLSEEEYIQLSDLSETADKMADRIKTLEAILDAETPEWRSKL; this is encoded by the coding sequence ATGGCACCGGTCATTATTTTTATGGTCATTGTTGCCCCTATTTGGCTAATATTACATTACCGCAGTAAAGGACAAGTAAATCAAGGATTGAGCGAAGAAGAGTATATTCAGTTATCTGACTTATCCGAGACAGCAGATAAAATGGCTGATCGTATTAAAACGTTAGAAGCGATTTTAGATGCAGAAACGCCTGAATGGAGAAGTAAATTATGA
- the pspA gene encoding phage shock protein PspA: MGIFSRFTDIINSNINNLLDKAEDPAKMVRLIIQEMEDTLVEVRSSSAKTLADKKELTRQVTRFDNEAQQWQEKAELALSKDREDLARAALMEKKKSTENSQSLLQELANVEDHITKLQDEISQLQDKLADAKTRQKAIIMREKTVNSRLKVKQNIDSNKVNDALSRFDRYESKIDGIEAQVESYDLGSKSLADEIAELESNEKVDDELASLKAKMKKQQD, translated from the coding sequence ATGGGTATTTTTTCAAGGTTTACCGATATTATTAATTCTAATATCAACAATTTATTAGATAAAGCTGAAGACCCGGCTAAAATGGTAAGGTTAATTATTCAAGAAATGGAAGATACTTTAGTTGAAGTACGCTCTAGTTCAGCTAAAACATTGGCAGATAAAAAAGAATTAACTCGCCAAGTAACTCGTTTTGATAATGAAGCACAACAATGGCAAGAAAAAGCGGAATTAGCCTTAAGTAAAGATCGTGAAGACTTAGCTAGGGCAGCTTTGATGGAAAAGAAAAAGAGTACTGAAAACTCTCAATCTTTACTGCAAGAACTTGCCAATGTTGAAGATCATATTACTAAATTGCAAGATGAAATATCACAACTGCAAGATAAGTTAGCGGATGCAAAAACTCGTCAAAAAGCGATTATTATGCGAGAAAAAACAGTAAACTCTCGTTTAAAAGTGAAGCAGAACATTGACAGTAATAAAGTAAACGATGCATTAAGTCGCTTTGACCGTTATGAAAGTAAGATTGATGGGATTGAAGCACAAGTTGAATCATATGATTTGGGCAGTAAGTCTTTAGCTGATGAAATCGCAGAGCTTGAGTCGAATGAAAAAGTTGATGACGAACTTGCTTCGTTAAAAGCTAAAATGAAAAAACAACAAGATTAA
- the pspF gene encoding phage shock protein operon transcriptional activator, with amino-acid sequence MGRFNKQDNLLGQSNSFLEVLEQISQIAPLSKPVLIIGERGTGKELVAARLHYLSKRWEQSYLKLNCAALNENLLETELFGYDSGAFTGASKRHEGRFERADNGTLFLDEIANTSGLIQEKLLRVVEYGEFERVGGSRTITTDVRLVAATNEDLPSLAASGQFRADLLDRLAFDVITLPPLRERLDDILMLAEHFAMTMARELEFELFSGFTEKAKRAMLEYSWPGNIRELKNVIERSVYRCNNPHLPVHDLIIDPFESPFRPNQRIKTLDRVHTTQNETISDSASDSVNNKTENNTSDNNASNDVIQPEFTATTALMNTQFPQSLKSLSQNYEIELIKSALAHCQYNQKKTAQALELTYHQLRGYLKKYNLLDGNDTDE; translated from the coding sequence ATGGGACGCTTTAATAAACAAGATAACCTTCTGGGACAGTCAAATAGCTTTTTAGAAGTATTAGAGCAAATATCTCAAATTGCACCACTTAGTAAACCCGTATTAATTATTGGCGAACGCGGTACAGGTAAAGAGTTAGTCGCTGCTCGCTTACATTACTTATCAAAACGTTGGGAACAAAGTTATCTAAAACTAAATTGTGCCGCTTTAAATGAAAACCTACTTGAAACCGAGCTATTTGGCTATGATTCTGGTGCCTTCACTGGCGCAAGCAAACGTCATGAAGGTCGTTTTGAGCGCGCCGACAATGGCACATTATTTTTAGACGAAATTGCGAATACCTCAGGTTTAATACAAGAAAAGTTATTACGCGTTGTTGAGTATGGTGAATTTGAGCGTGTAGGTGGCTCTCGTACAATAACAACTGATGTGCGATTAGTGGCAGCGACTAACGAAGATCTCCCTTCATTAGCTGCTTCAGGACAGTTTAGAGCTGATTTACTTGACCGCTTAGCATTCGATGTTATAACACTCCCACCATTACGTGAACGACTTGATGACATTTTAATGTTAGCAGAGCATTTTGCTATGACAATGGCACGTGAATTAGAGTTTGAATTATTTAGTGGCTTCACCGAGAAAGCGAAAAGAGCCATGCTTGAATATTCATGGCCAGGAAATATCCGCGAGTTAAAAAATGTTATTGAACGCAGTGTTTACCGATGTAATAACCCTCACCTGCCAGTTCATGATTTAATTATTGATCCTTTCGAATCACCTTTTAGACCTAATCAACGCATTAAAACCCTTGATAGAGTTCATACAACGCAGAATGAGACAATAAGCGATAGTGCCTCAGATTCGGTTAATAATAAGACTGAAAATAATACAAGTGATAATAATGCGAGCAATGATGTAATTCAGCCCGAATTTACCGCGACCACTGCACTAATGAATACCCAATTTCCTCAATCATTGAAGTCTTTGTCACAAAATTATGAAATAGAATTAATCAAGTCAGCTTTAGCGCACTGTCAGTATAATCAAAAGAAAACCGCACAAGCGCTAGAATTAACCTATCATCAACTAAGAGGTTATTTAAAAAAATACAATTTACTTGATGGTAATGATACAGATGAATAA
- a CDS encoding ABC transporter substrate-binding protein, giving the protein MNKIKVNLIACLSFFALSGCNDESTVSLDEHSVIYCAEGSPETFNPQLVTSGTTIDATSNQLYDRLLSYKGEENTLTPALAKSWHVTKNGKKITFYLRKDVAFHQTDYFTPSRTLNADDIIFSFNRILNKKHPFHFVSGGDYPFFQNIELNTLIEKIEKINEHTVRFHLTHPDNSFLANLATDYAVILSAEYAEQLVKQQRKSNIDTYPIGTGPFKLKEYRIGSFIRYYRHEQYWRDPVKIEQLVFDITPSNTGRLTKLLAKECDISAYPIAHNKIGENKSLTLESITALNVGYFGFNVKKPPFDNKLVRQAVSYAINKQVLLDTVYKGKAVLAKSILPNTSWAFDDSIPAHEFNPVLAKSLLDTAGFPQGFTMDLWAMPVQRPYNPNAITMAKLIQADLNDIGIKVNIVSYEWNTFLNRLSLGEHQSFLLGWSADHPDPDNFFSPMLSCSASNTGSNTTFWCNKKFDSILQSALQTTDLNQRKEYYSQAMRIIEEEIPLIPIAHSKRYQARNKEITGDILAAFGGINFYHIDKNKKSALSAKKIKDTTIVNQINVGEN; this is encoded by the coding sequence ATGAATAAAATTAAGGTTAATTTAATAGCTTGCCTAAGTTTCTTCGCATTATCTGGCTGTAATGATGAAAGTACAGTTTCGTTAGATGAACATAGTGTTATATATTGCGCAGAAGGATCACCTGAAACATTTAATCCGCAATTAGTAACATCTGGCACTACCATTGATGCGACATCGAACCAATTATATGATCGATTGTTAAGCTATAAAGGAGAAGAGAATACACTAACCCCTGCATTAGCGAAATCTTGGCATGTAACCAAAAATGGCAAAAAAATCACTTTTTATTTGCGTAAAGATGTTGCTTTTCACCAAACAGATTATTTTACACCAAGCAGGACTCTTAACGCTGATGACATTATCTTCAGTTTCAATCGTATTTTAAATAAAAAACATCCATTCCACTTTGTATCAGGTGGTGATTATCCTTTTTTTCAAAACATTGAACTTAATACATTAATTGAAAAGATAGAAAAAATAAATGAGCACACTGTTCGATTTCATTTAACTCATCCTGATAATTCATTTCTTGCAAACTTAGCAACCGATTACGCTGTTATTTTATCTGCTGAATATGCTGAACAACTAGTTAAACAGCAAAGAAAAAGTAATATAGATACCTACCCAATAGGGACAGGTCCATTTAAGCTAAAAGAATATCGCATTGGATCTTTTATTCGCTATTACCGCCACGAGCAATATTGGCGTGATCCGGTAAAAATTGAGCAATTAGTTTTTGATATCACCCCCAGTAATACTGGTAGGTTAACTAAGTTGCTTGCCAAAGAGTGTGACATTTCAGCGTACCCTATTGCACATAATAAAATAGGTGAAAATAAAAGCTTAACCTTAGAATCGATTACGGCCTTAAATGTCGGCTACTTTGGATTCAATGTTAAAAAGCCTCCTTTTGATAATAAACTCGTTCGCCAAGCAGTGAGTTATGCTATTAATAAACAAGTATTACTCGATACCGTTTATAAAGGTAAGGCTGTATTAGCAAAATCGATACTACCGAATACTTCTTGGGCGTTTGATGACTCTATTCCCGCACATGAATTTAATCCCGTTCTAGCGAAAAGCCTGTTAGACACAGCTGGCTTTCCGCAAGGATTTACTATGGATTTGTGGGCAATGCCAGTTCAAAGGCCTTATAATCCTAATGCAATAACGATGGCTAAACTTATTCAAGCTGATCTAAATGATATTGGAATTAAAGTTAACATTGTTTCTTATGAATGGAATACTTTTTTAAATCGTTTAAGTCTTGGTGAACATCAAAGTTTTTTATTAGGTTGGTCGGCTGATCATCCTGACCCAGATAACTTTTTCTCTCCCATGTTAAGCTGCTCTGCCAGTAATACCGGGAGTAATACCACTTTTTGGTGTAATAAAAAATTTGATAGTATTCTGCAAAGTGCCTTACAAACCACAGACTTAAACCAAAGAAAAGAATACTATTCTCAAGCGATGAGAATTATAGAAGAAGAAATACCTTTGATTCCTATTGCGCACTCAAAACGTTATCAAGCACGTAATAAAGAAATTACGGGCGATATCCTTGCCGCATTTGGTGGTATCAATTTTTATCATATAGATAAAAATAAAAAGTCAGCGCTGAGCGCAAAAAAAATAAAAGATACTACGATAGTTAATCAAATTAATGTAGGTGAAAATTAA
- a CDS encoding ABC transporter permease produces MKINHVGFTLRRLSLFIFTMLVLTLLSFSLSFLFPGDSIINISGAINATPTQLIEIEKHYHTDSNIFWQYLTYLHHIINGELGISMASQSNIATEVLNLLPATIELSLVALFIAMFVGIPLGFIAAIKQNKTTDNIIVSVSMLGYSIPVFWLGILAILTFSINLGWLPSAGQISLLFEIELITGIQFIDILLSDSPYKWQAFSDATAHIILPACVIAVAPATIFIRLARTSMIEVLETSYIRAANAKGLTFRQMIFRHAIRNALIQIIRHVGLQFANLVTIAMVTEVIFSWPGIGRWLIESIYQRDYTAIQSGLLVLSCFIFIVHILTDFIYAALNPLARGNKYGS; encoded by the coding sequence GTGAAAATTAATCATGTTGGTTTTACATTACGAAGATTAAGCTTATTTATTTTTACAATGTTAGTACTAACATTGTTATCTTTTAGTTTAAGCTTTTTATTTCCAGGTGATTCAATCATCAATATATCAGGCGCTATTAACGCTACCCCAACTCAATTAATAGAAATAGAAAAACATTACCACACAGATAGTAATATATTTTGGCAGTACCTAACCTACCTCCATCACATAATAAATGGTGAGCTAGGTATTTCAATGGCGAGTCAGTCTAACATAGCAACTGAAGTACTTAATTTATTACCTGCAACTATTGAACTGAGTTTAGTAGCGCTATTTATTGCAATGTTTGTTGGTATTCCACTTGGTTTTATTGCAGCAATAAAACAAAACAAAACAACCGATAATATTATTGTGTCTGTTTCAATGCTAGGCTATTCAATCCCCGTATTTTGGTTGGGTATATTGGCTATTTTAACCTTTTCGATAAACTTAGGCTGGTTGCCATCAGCCGGACAGATTAGTTTGCTGTTTGAAATTGAGTTAATAACCGGTATTCAATTTATTGATATATTACTCAGTGATAGCCCTTATAAATGGCAAGCTTTTAGTGATGCCACCGCGCATATTATACTACCTGCTTGTGTCATAGCTGTAGCTCCCGCCACTATATTCATTCGCTTAGCTAGAACATCAATGATAGAAGTTTTAGAAACAAGCTATATTCGAGCAGCAAATGCAAAAGGTTTAACCTTTCGACAAATGATATTTCGTCATGCGATCAGAAATGCGTTAATTCAAATAATTCGTCACGTTGGTTTGCAGTTTGCAAACCTAGTAACTATTGCAATGGTCACTGAAGTTATTTTTAGCTGGCCAGGCATAGGTCGCTGGCTCATTGAGAGTATTTACCAACGAGATTATACCGCCATACAAAGTGGTTTATTGGTGCTGTCGTGTTTTATTTTTATCGTGCACATTTTAACTGACTTTATCTATGCTGCGTTAAACCCACTAGCCCGAGGTAATAAGTATGGCTCGTGA
- a CDS encoding ABC transporter permease subunit — protein sequence MARDKIYLEEIFPSPFMQLWQVFRKTPSAMAGLSCFIFLIILAVFAPILAPYSPIDGQLDMLLLPPAWHPDGNISYLLGTDELGRDMLSRLMYGTSLTFGLSFIVVITSLIIGVVIGSLSALTTGIKSSFLNHCLDVILSIPSLLLAIIIVAILGPGIGNTVWAVVIVLIPQFIHITRYAVKEESRKDYVLASRLDGASPFRILYYSIFPNIVDRLMSQATLAQSAAILDIATLGFLGLGAQIPLPEWGATLANGLDLFYIAPWTVYLPGLAILFAVIVTNLVGEGIRHALKLRKDK from the coding sequence ATGGCTCGTGATAAAATATATTTAGAAGAAATATTCCCGTCACCTTTTATGCAGCTATGGCAAGTTTTTCGTAAAACACCTTCTGCAATGGCGGGATTAAGCTGTTTTATATTCTTGATAATTCTAGCTGTTTTTGCCCCAATACTAGCCCCCTATTCACCAATTGATGGTCAACTAGATATGCTATTGTTACCTCCTGCTTGGCATCCAGATGGGAATATAAGCTATTTACTTGGTACCGATGAGTTAGGACGAGATATGCTTTCTCGCCTAATGTATGGTACTTCGTTAACCTTTGGCCTGAGCTTTATCGTTGTTATTACTTCACTTATTATTGGTGTTGTCATTGGCTCCTTATCAGCATTAACCACAGGGATAAAATCAAGCTTTCTCAATCACTGTCTAGATGTGATCTTATCTATCCCTTCATTGTTATTGGCTATCATTATTGTTGCCATTTTAGGGCCTGGAATTGGCAATACAGTATGGGCTGTAGTGATAGTACTCATTCCTCAGTTTATACATATTACGCGTTACGCCGTAAAAGAAGAATCACGTAAAGATTATGTACTTGCATCACGATTGGATGGCGCAAGTCCGTTTAGAATATTGTATTACTCTATTTTTCCAAATATTGTTGATAGACTAATGAGCCAAGCGACCTTAGCACAATCAGCGGCTATTTTAGATATAGCTACGTTAGGCTTTTTAGGCTTAGGCGCTCAAATTCCACTTCCTGAATGGGGAGCAACCCTAGCTAACGGTTTAGATTTATTTTACATAGCCCCCTGGACAGTATATTTGCCAGGTTTAGCAATTTTGTTTGCTGTTATAGTTACCAACCTTGTTGGTGAAGGTATTCGCCACGCGCTTAAGTTACGCAAGGACAAGTAA
- a CDS encoding peptide ABC transporter ATP-binding protein — MNLLDIRNLSIELVSENKNILAVDKVSLIMKEGEVRGLVGESGSGKSLLAQAIVGVLNDKWKVHADRFHWRGVDLLRLSIAERKALISRDIAMIFQEPMACLDPTTTIKNQLAEAIDTSSLTGFFWQKQRQRHEAAIKLLHKVGIKRHNACLNSYPHQLTDALCQRVMIAIALARRPILLIADEPTAAMENTNQGQIFRLLASLNQLKNMSILLISHDLENITHWTHKITVMYSGQFVEAGTTDQIFKTPLHPYTKALVDSSPSANIDLPAKSRLMALPGTIPILQHLPIGCRLGPRCPRAQQACVQAPTITSFHDHKVSCHYPLIPTKAKRKAIKEVC; from the coding sequence ATGAATTTACTCGACATTAGAAACTTATCCATTGAACTTGTCAGTGAAAATAAAAACATTTTAGCTGTTGATAAAGTTAGTTTGATAATGAAAGAAGGCGAAGTTCGAGGGTTAGTTGGGGAATCTGGATCGGGCAAGTCGCTTTTAGCGCAAGCAATTGTTGGTGTGCTAAATGACAAATGGAAGGTACATGCTGACAGGTTTCATTGGCGTGGTGTAGATTTATTACGATTATCTATTGCTGAGCGTAAAGCGCTAATATCTCGAGATATCGCAATGATATTTCAAGAGCCGATGGCATGCTTAGATCCAACGACTACAATTAAAAATCAATTAGCTGAAGCAATTGATACGAGCTCCCTCACCGGATTTTTCTGGCAGAAACAACGACAGCGCCACGAGGCAGCAATTAAGCTATTACATAAAGTTGGTATAAAAAGGCATAACGCATGTCTTAATAGCTATCCACATCAGTTAACCGATGCTTTATGTCAACGCGTTATGATCGCTATAGCGTTGGCTAGAAGACCAATATTACTGATTGCAGATGAACCCACTGCTGCAATGGAAAATACAAATCAAGGTCAAATATTTAGACTCTTAGCCAGTTTAAACCAATTAAAAAACATGTCGATATTGTTAATTAGTCATGATTTAGAAAACATAACACACTGGACACATAAGATAACAGTGATGTACAGCGGACAATTTGTTGAGGCTGGAACTACTGATCAAATATTCAAAACGCCATTACACCCTTATACTAAAGCTTTAGTTGATAGTAGCCCAAGTGCAAATATAGATTTACCCGCTAAATCAAGACTTATGGCATTACCTGGTACTATACCTATTTTACAGCATCTCCCTATAGGTTGTCGTTTAGGACCACGCTGCCCAAGAGCACAACAAGCTTGTGTACAAGCACCTACAATCACTAGCTTCCATGATCATAAAGTAAGTTGTCATTACCCTTTAATACCGACAAAAGCTAAACGTAAAGCTATTAAAGAGGTATGCTAA
- a CDS encoding peptide ABC transporter ATP-binding protein, translating into MTELLKVEELSKSYQQKGFWFKKKVTIALEPISFSIEAHKTLAIIGETGSGKSTLAKLLVGAEPASGGHIYLNGKKLHDSSYKERCQHIRMIFQDSGTTLNPSLTILQLLDEPLKLNTTFNEKKRQELIRVTLQQVGLLGDHMNFYPHMFSGGQKQRISLARAIILQPQVIILDEALAALDPSLRSQMINLLLDLQQQMGLAYILISHNLGIIRHFSDDVMVLSHGKVVESGNTMEVMNKPQHKVTQKLLMNQNFQLRSRKVK; encoded by the coding sequence ATGACTGAATTACTTAAGGTTGAAGAGTTAAGTAAGTCTTATCAACAAAAAGGCTTTTGGTTTAAAAAGAAAGTAACTATTGCATTAGAGCCTATTTCTTTCAGTATTGAAGCCCATAAAACATTAGCAATTATTGGTGAAACAGGATCAGGTAAATCGACACTTGCTAAGTTATTAGTAGGAGCTGAGCCCGCCAGTGGCGGCCATATTTATTTGAATGGCAAAAAGCTACACGATAGTAGTTACAAAGAACGATGTCAGCATATACGTATGATTTTTCAAGACTCAGGGACGACTCTCAATCCTAGTTTAACTATTTTACAACTATTAGATGAACCCCTTAAACTTAATACAACGTTTAATGAAAAAAAACGCCAAGAGCTGATTAGAGTTACTCTGCAACAAGTAGGTTTACTAGGCGACCATATGAATTTTTATCCTCATATGTTTTCTGGTGGGCAAAAACAGCGTATATCACTTGCTAGAGCAATTATTTTACAACCACAAGTGATCATACTTGACGAGGCATTAGCGGCACTTGATCCTTCATTACGTTCTCAAATGATTAATCTATTATTAGATCTACAACAACAGATGGGATTAGCCTATATACTCATTTCCCATAATTTGGGTATTATTCGTCACTTTAGTGATGATGTGATGGTGTTATCACATGGGAAGGTCGTTGAATCTGGAAACACGATGGAGGTTATGAATAAACCTCAACATAAAGTGACTCAAAAATTATTAATGAATCAAAACTTTCAGTTGAGATCTAGAAAAGTAAAATAA